From Endomicrobiales bacterium:
CTGAACACCAATACTTAAGCGATTAATTCCCCAAACTTTAAGGGCCCTCAACTTCTCTTCGGTTGCCGACTCGGGGTTTACCTCAACCGTTAACTCAAAAAGTCCGGAATAACCGAATATTAAACGGACATTATTTAGTAAATCAAGCAATTGCTCTGTTGAAAGAACGGTTGGTGTTCCGCCCCCAATATAGAGAGTTTCAATTTTGTATCCTGAATATTTTGCCATCTCCTTTTTTAGAGCATTAAGATATGGGGCAATGAGATATTCTTTGCCCGCAAATGATGCAAAATCACAGTAATAACACTTTGATTTACAAAATGGTAAATGTATATATAAACCGTTCATTTTTAATTATTTATTCAAGATGTTTATATTATTTACAAAATTTTATTTAATCAACCGCCATCTATTTGCTGGCCAGTATAGAAAAAGTGGTTTGCCTTTAATTCTATTTTCAGGTAATGGCCCCCAAAAACGCGAATCAAATGATCTATCTCTGTTATCACCCATTGCAAAGTAACAACCCGCAGGAACAACAACTGGACCAAAATTATCTCTTACAACATCAAGCGCCATATCGGCAAAATCACCATTTTCCCATGCTGCCTGATAATCTTTTTGGGTTTGGAAAACTTTTGGGGACTGATAAAAGTTCATATCTTCAAAATTTAGATAACTTTCCTCTACCGGTTTATCATTTATGAATAGTTTTTTATTAACTACTTCAACCTTATCGCCACCGATAGCAACACACCTTTTAATAAAGTCCTTTTCAATTTTTTTTACCCTTTCTTCACCGACAAGTGCTTTAATTGGCGCCCTAAAAACAATTATGTCGCCTCTTTGCACTTTGCAAATAGGAAATATCCTCTTGCCATCGGCAAGAGGAATATGAAAACCATAAATAAATTTGTTAACGAATAGATGATCTCCCTCAAGCAAGGTCATACGCATACTGCCTGAAGGTATTTTAAATGCCTGAAGCAAAAAGTACATTATTATTGCGGCAATTATTACGGCCGACCAGCCGGTTTCTATCCACTCATGTGACCACATAAAAAACTTATTGCAAGCTAAAACTTTATTAACATTCTTTATATGTCTTAAAACACGTGCAATAACATACAACAAAATACCGGCAAGTAATAACTTAAATTCCATTTTAGCTCCTAATCATTTAATTTTAATACTGCAACAAATGCTTCAGAGGGTATTTCAACCCTGCCAAATTGACGCATCTTTTTTTTGCCTTCTTTTTGTTTTTCAAGTAGTTTGCGCTTTCTTGAAATATCACCACCATAACACTTTGCAATAACATCTTTTCTAAGAGCTTTTAGCGTTTCACGACAAATTATACGGTTACCTATGCGTGCTTGAATTGGTATTTCAAACATATGCCTTGGAATTATTTCTTTTAATTTCTCGGCTATAATTTTTGCCATATGATAAGAACTGTCTTTGTGCGCAATAACAGAGAAAGCATCTATTACTTCTTCATTTATCATAAACTCAAGTTTTACTAAGTCCCCAGGCTTAAAACCGATATGTTCGTAATCAAACGAAGCATAGCCCCGAGAAACGGATTTTAACGAATCGAAAAAACCAATGATTACCTCTGAGAGGGGCATTTCATACTTTACAATAACTGTTTTTGTGTCAATATAACGCATATTCAGTTGTTTACCGCGTTTTTTTTGGCATAGGTCAAGCACCTGACCAATATAATCAACCGGGCATATTACTGTCGAAATAACATACGGCTCATTTATCTCTTCAATATTTGCTTGATCTGGGAAATTTGCGGGGTTTGCAACTTCAATAATTTTGCCTTTTGTTGTAATTTTATAAACCACATTTGGAGATGTAATAATTAGGTCAAGGTTAAACTCGCGTTCAAGGCGTTCTTTTACAATTTCCATATGTAAAGAACCCAAAAAACCACAACGAAAACCAAAGCCCAAAGCCGACGATGTTTCCGGCCAGTAAAAAAGCGACGAATCTGAAAGGTGCAGTTTTTCAAGCGCCGTTTTTAGGTTATCATAGTCCGAGGTATTTACAGGGTAAAGACCGGCAAAAACAAACGGTTTAATTTCTTTATAGCCAAGATGCGGCCGGCTTGTTGGCCGCGATTTTTCTGTTATTGTATCGCCAATTTTTACATCATGTATATCTTTTATGCCGGCAACCACATAACCAACTTCTCCGGCACTAATAGTATTTGAAGCCACAAGTTTTATTTGCATATACCCAACCTCAAGCACATCGTAAGATGCCCCTGATGATGCAAATAAAATATTGCTTTTATTTGTGATTTTACCTTCAAGAACCCTTATTAAAATAATTACGCCTCTATATGGGTCGTAAAATGAATCAAATATTAGAGCGCTAAGCGGTTCATCGGCACTTCCGATAGGGGCAGGCACTTTAGCAATAACTGCGGCTATTATTTCCGCAATACCTTTGCCTTCTTTTGCGCTTGCGAGAAGTGGTTCATCTTTTATATTTAATGCCTCTTCTATAAGCACCATTGAGTTAAGAATATCCGCTGTTGGCAAGTCAATTTTGTTTATAACAGGGATAATTGTTAGGTTTGCATTACGGGCAAGAATTGTATTGGCGAGTGTCTGTGCTTCTACACCTTGAGATGCGTCTACAACCAAAATTGCACCTTCACACGCAGCAAGTGCTCTGGAGACCTCATAAGTAAAATCCACATGACCTGGGGTGTCAATTAAATTTAACATATACTCTTTACCGTCTGGAGCGGTATAGTTCATTCTTACAGCTTTTGCTTTTATTGTTATTCCGCGTTCTCGTTCAAGCTCCATACCATCCATAATTTGAGCGCGCATTTCTCTTTTAGATACAGTACCCGTAAACTCAAGCAAGCGGTCTGCAAGCGTACTTTTGCCATGGTCAATGTGTGCTATTATGCAAAAATTTCTTATTTCCATAGTTATATTTTAACCCGCATTTTGCAATAGGTTCAAAAATCAAGGCGAAAGGACATGCCAAACCCTATTGCAAAATTCAGGTTTAAGGTGTCGTGTGCTTTTTGAAACGCTTGATAAGCTCTTCTCTATTTGGCGATTCTAGCAAGTCATTTGCAAGCTCCCTTGCTTGCGCGTAAGAAGTATTTCTAATTATTTTTTTTATTTTTGGTGCCTGAACAGGTGAAACGCTAAGTTCATTTAAACCAAGCCCAACTAAAACAACCGTAAGTGATGGGTCTGCTGCCATCTCGCCGCATAGTCCAACCCACTTACCTGCCCTATGAGCGGCTTCTACAACATTTTTTATTAGTCGCAGTATTGCAGGGTGTAACGGATCATAAAGAGATGCCACATTTTCATTTACTCTGTCAATCGCAAGGGTATACTGAATTAAATCATTTGTGCCAATTGATAAAAAGTCGCAATGCGCGACTATTTGATCGGCCGTTAAAGCCGCAGATGGCACTTCTATCATTACACCAACTTCTATATTTTCATCAAATTTTTTACCTTCGCTTCTAAGCTCTTCTTTAGTTTCTTCTAAAATTTTATTTGCCGCAAGCAACTCACCCAAACCTGAAATCATCGGATACATAATTTTA
This genomic window contains:
- the lepB gene encoding signal peptidase I, translating into MEFKLLLAGILLYVIARVLRHIKNVNKVLACNKFFMWSHEWIETGWSAVIIAAIIMYFLLQAFKIPSGSMRMTLLEGDHLFVNKFIYGFHIPLADGKRIFPICKVQRGDIIVFRAPIKALVGEERVKKIEKDFIKRCVAIGGDKVEVVNKKLFINDKPVEESYLNFEDMNFYQSPKVFQTQKDYQAAWENGDFADMALDVVRDNFGPVVVPAGCYFAMGDNRDRSFDSRFWGPLPENRIKGKPLFLYWPANRWRLIK
- the lepA gene encoding translation elongation factor 4, which gives rise to MEIRNFCIIAHIDHGKSTLADRLLEFTGTVSKREMRAQIMDGMELERERGITIKAKAVRMNYTAPDGKEYMLNLIDTPGHVDFTYEVSRALAACEGAILVVDASQGVEAQTLANTILARNANLTIIPVINKIDLPTADILNSMVLIEEALNIKDEPLLASAKEGKGIAEIIAAVIAKVPAPIGSADEPLSALIFDSFYDPYRGVIILIRVLEGKITNKSNILFASSGASYDVLEVGYMQIKLVASNTISAGEVGYVVAGIKDIHDVKIGDTITEKSRPTSRPHLGYKEIKPFVFAGLYPVNTSDYDNLKTALEKLHLSDSSLFYWPETSSALGFGFRCGFLGSLHMEIVKERLEREFNLDLIITSPNVVYKITTKGKIIEVANPANFPDQANIEEINEPYVISTVICPVDYIGQVLDLCQKKRGKQLNMRYIDTKTVIVKYEMPLSEVIIGFFDSLKSVSRGYASFDYEHIGFKPGDLVKLEFMINEEVIDAFSVIAHKDSSYHMAKIIAEKLKEIIPRHMFEIPIQARIGNRIICRETLKALRKDVIAKCYGGDISRKRKLLEKQKEGKKKMRQFGRVEIPSEAFVAVLKLND